In the genome of Paenibacillus pabuli, one region contains:
- a CDS encoding response regulator: MNIIIVDDEKMAIDVLSIMIKRLTQFQVSIQGTFTNAVDALGFLEKEAIELVFLDIEMIDVHGMQIARQMLQKHPSLQIIFVTAHSQFAVDAFEVEATDYLLKPVHEKRLIKALTKAQKKSQLQVNVPPMNKKSLFYAHTLGSFYLLDPQQEVVKWRTRKVRELFLFLLFNQKRPMSNAIISEELWINLDFEKASSNLHTSIYQLRKLLKEKGIQDPIQLVNNHYQLNAEIESDYEELIQLLEREKHDEKSIQQLINCYEGDYLVEEDYLWAVQIRLRLKQGVLHVLEQYVTSTNSVNSLLKFNCLQMMLQLDEFNEQYMFLLLEFLIEQNKKQDCLKFFETIQAKLAEIGLSVPERIHRRYNEYLVNV; the protein is encoded by the coding sequence ATGAACATAATTATTGTTGATGATGAAAAAATGGCAATCGATGTATTAAGTATTATGATTAAACGGCTAACGCAATTCCAGGTTTCAATCCAAGGGACATTTACAAATGCAGTAGATGCCCTTGGTTTTCTGGAGAAAGAGGCCATTGAACTTGTATTTCTGGATATCGAAATGATCGATGTGCACGGTATGCAAATAGCTAGACAAATGTTACAAAAACACCCCTCCTTACAAATCATTTTTGTGACAGCACATTCGCAATTTGCAGTGGATGCTTTTGAAGTAGAGGCTACCGATTATTTATTAAAGCCTGTACATGAAAAGCGCTTGATTAAAGCGCTAACAAAAGCACAGAAAAAATCGCAATTACAAGTTAATGTGCCCCCTATGAATAAAAAAAGCCTGTTTTACGCTCATACTTTAGGCAGTTTTTATCTGCTTGATCCTCAGCAAGAGGTAGTAAAATGGCGTACAAGGAAAGTACGCGAACTTTTTTTATTTTTATTATTTAATCAAAAAAGACCAATGTCAAACGCCATCATCTCAGAAGAGTTATGGATAAATTTGGACTTTGAAAAGGCCTCAAGTAATTTACATACCTCCATTTATCAATTGAGAAAGCTTTTAAAAGAAAAGGGAATACAAGACCCGATCCAATTAGTGAATAATCACTACCAACTAAATGCTGAAATTGAAAGTGATTATGAGGAGCTCATTCAATTGCTCGAACGGGAAAAACATGATGAAAAATCTATTCAACAGTTAATTAATTGCTATGAGGGAGATTATTTAGTGGAGGAAGATTACTTATGGGCTGTTCAAATAAGACTCCGGTTAAAGCAGGGTGTACTGCATGTACTTGAACAATATGTCACTAGCACAAACTCAGTTAATTCCTTATTAAAATTCAATTGTTTACAAATGATGCTACAATTGGATGAATTCAATGAGCAATATATGTTTTTATTATTGGAATTCTTAATTGAACAAAACAAAAAACAAGATTGTTTAAAATTCTTTGAAACTATACAAGCAAAACTAGCTGAAATTGGTCTCTCTGTTCCCGAAAGGATTCATAGAAGATATAACGAATATTTGGTCAATGTATAA